The Rhinopithecus roxellana isolate Shanxi Qingling chromosome 13, ASM756505v1, whole genome shotgun sequence genome contains a region encoding:
- the TAB1 gene encoding TGF-beta-activated kinase 1 and MAP3K7-binding protein 1 isoform X1, whose product MAAQRRSLLQSEQQPSWTDDLPLCHLSGVGSASNRSYSADGKGTESHPPEDSWLKFRSENNCFLYGVFNGYDGNRVTNFVAQRLSAELLLGQLNAEHAEADVRRVLLQAFDVVERSFLESIDDALAEKASLQSQLPEGVPQHQLPPQYQKILERLKTLEREISGGAMAVVAVLLNNKLYVANVGTNRALLCKSTVDGLQVTQLNVDHTTENEDELFRLSQLGLDAGKIKQVGIICGQESTRRIGDYKVKYGYTDIDLLSAAKSKPIIAEPEIHGAQPLDGVTGFLVLMSEGLYKALEAAHGPGQANQEIAAMIDTEFAKQTSLDAVAQAVVDRVKRIHSDTFASGGERARFCPRHEDMTLLVRNFGYPLGEMSQPTPSPAPAAGGRVYPVSVPYSSAQSTSKTSVTLSLVMPSQGQMVNGAHSASTLDEATPTLTNQSPTLTLQSTNTHTQSSSSSSDGGLFRSRPAHSLPPGEDGRVEPYVDFAEFYRLWSVDHGEQNVVTAP is encoded by the exons GAGCAGCAGCCAAGCTGGACAGATGACCTGCCACTCTGCCACCTCTCTGGGGTTGGCTCAGCCTCCAACCGCAGCTACTCTGCTGATGGCAAGGGCACTGAGAGCCACCCGCCAGAGGACAGCTGGCTAAAGTTCAG GAGTGAGAACAACTGCTTCCTGTATGGGGTCTTCAACGGCTACGATGGCAACCGGGTGACCAACTTTGTGGCCCAGCGGCTGTCCGCAGAGCTCCTACTGGGCCAGCTGAATGCCGAGCATGCCGAGGCCGATGTGCGGCGCGTGCTGCTGCAG GCCTTCGATGTGGTAGAGAGGAGCTTCCTGGAGTCCATTGATGATGCCTTGGCTGAGAAGGCAAGCCTCCAGTCGCAATTGCCAGAG GGGGTGCCTCAGCACCAGCTGCCTCCTCAGTATCAGAAGATCCTTGAGAGACTCAAGACGCTGGAGAGGGAAATTTCAGGAGGGGCCATGGCCGTTGTGGCGGTCCTTCTCAACAATAAGCTCTATGTCGCCAATGTTG GTACAAACCGTGCACTTTTATGCAAATCAACAGTGGATGGGTTGCAGGTGACACAGCTGAACGTGGACCACACCACAGAGAACGAGGATGAGCTCTTCCGCCTTTCGCAGCTGG GCTTGGACGCCGGGAAGATCAAGCAGGTGGGGATCATCTGTGGGCAGGAGAGCACCCGGCGGATCGGGGATTACAAGGTCAAATATGGCTACACGGACATTGACCTTCTCAG TGCCGCCAAGTCCAAACCAATCATCGCAGAGCCAGAAATCCACGGGGCACAGCCACTGGATGGGGTGACAGGCTTCCTGGTGCTGATGTCAGAGGGGCTCTACAAGGCCCTAGAGGCAGCCCATGGGCCTGGGCAGGCCAACCAG gAAATTGCTGCAATGATTGACACTGAGTTTGCCAAGCAGACCTCCCTGGACGCAGTGGCCCAGGCCGTGGTGGACCGGGTAAAGCGCATCCACAGCGACACCTTCGCCAGCGGTGGGGAGCGTGCCAGGTTCTGCCCCCGGCATGAGGACATGACCCTGCTGGTGAGGAACTTTGGCTACCCACTGGGTGAAATGAGCCAGCCCACACCGAGCCCGGCCCCAG CTGCAGGGGGACGAGTGTACCCTGTGTCTGTGCCATACTCCAGTGCCCAGAGCACCAGCAAGACCAGCGTGACCCTCTCCCTTGTCATGCCCTCCCAGGGCCAGATGGTCAACGGGGCTCACAGCGCTTCCACCCTGGATGAAGCCACCCCGACCCTCACCAA CCAAAGCCCGACCTTAACCCTGCAGTCCACCAACACGCACACGCAGAGCAGCAGCTCCAGCTCCGACGGGGGCCTCTTCCGCTCCCGGCCCGCCCACTCGCTCCCGCCTGGCGAGGATGGCCGTGTTGAGCCCTACGTGGACTTTGCTGAGTTTTATCGCCTCTGGAGCGTGGACCATGGCGAGCAGAACGTGGTGACGGCACCATAG
- the TAB1 gene encoding TGF-beta-activated kinase 1 and MAP3K7-binding protein 1 isoform X3, with product MEQQPSWTDDLPLCHLSGVGSASNRSYSADGKGTESHPPEDSWLKFRSENNCFLYGVFNGYDGNRVTNFVAQRLSAELLLGQLNAEHAEADVRRVLLQAFDVVERSFLESIDDALAEKASLQSQLPEGVPQHQLPPQYQKILERLKTLEREISGGAMAVVAVLLNNKLYVANVGTNRALLCKSTVDGLQVTQLNVDHTTENEDELFRLSQLGLDAGKIKQVGIICGQESTRRIGDYKVKYGYTDIDLLSAAKSKPIIAEPEIHGAQPLDGVTGFLVLMSEGLYKALEAAHGPGQANQEIAAMIDTEFAKQTSLDAVAQAVVDRVKRIHSDTFASGGERARFCPRHEDMTLLVRNFGYPLGEMSQPTPSPAPAAGGRVYPVSVPYSSAQSTSKTSVTLSLVMPSQGQMVNGAHSASTLDEATPTLTNQSPTLTLQSTNTHTQSSSSSSDGGLFRSRPAHSLPPGEDGRVEPYVDFAEFYRLWSVDHGEQNVVTAP from the exons GAGCAGCAGCCAAGCTGGACAGATGACCTGCCACTCTGCCACCTCTCTGGGGTTGGCTCAGCCTCCAACCGCAGCTACTCTGCTGATGGCAAGGGCACTGAGAGCCACCCGCCAGAGGACAGCTGGCTAAAGTTCAG GAGTGAGAACAACTGCTTCCTGTATGGGGTCTTCAACGGCTACGATGGCAACCGGGTGACCAACTTTGTGGCCCAGCGGCTGTCCGCAGAGCTCCTACTGGGCCAGCTGAATGCCGAGCATGCCGAGGCCGATGTGCGGCGCGTGCTGCTGCAG GCCTTCGATGTGGTAGAGAGGAGCTTCCTGGAGTCCATTGATGATGCCTTGGCTGAGAAGGCAAGCCTCCAGTCGCAATTGCCAGAG GGGGTGCCTCAGCACCAGCTGCCTCCTCAGTATCAGAAGATCCTTGAGAGACTCAAGACGCTGGAGAGGGAAATTTCAGGAGGGGCCATGGCCGTTGTGGCGGTCCTTCTCAACAATAAGCTCTATGTCGCCAATGTTG GTACAAACCGTGCACTTTTATGCAAATCAACAGTGGATGGGTTGCAGGTGACACAGCTGAACGTGGACCACACCACAGAGAACGAGGATGAGCTCTTCCGCCTTTCGCAGCTGG GCTTGGACGCCGGGAAGATCAAGCAGGTGGGGATCATCTGTGGGCAGGAGAGCACCCGGCGGATCGGGGATTACAAGGTCAAATATGGCTACACGGACATTGACCTTCTCAG TGCCGCCAAGTCCAAACCAATCATCGCAGAGCCAGAAATCCACGGGGCACAGCCACTGGATGGGGTGACAGGCTTCCTGGTGCTGATGTCAGAGGGGCTCTACAAGGCCCTAGAGGCAGCCCATGGGCCTGGGCAGGCCAACCAG gAAATTGCTGCAATGATTGACACTGAGTTTGCCAAGCAGACCTCCCTGGACGCAGTGGCCCAGGCCGTGGTGGACCGGGTAAAGCGCATCCACAGCGACACCTTCGCCAGCGGTGGGGAGCGTGCCAGGTTCTGCCCCCGGCATGAGGACATGACCCTGCTGGTGAGGAACTTTGGCTACCCACTGGGTGAAATGAGCCAGCCCACACCGAGCCCGGCCCCAG CTGCAGGGGGACGAGTGTACCCTGTGTCTGTGCCATACTCCAGTGCCCAGAGCACCAGCAAGACCAGCGTGACCCTCTCCCTTGTCATGCCCTCCCAGGGCCAGATGGTCAACGGGGCTCACAGCGCTTCCACCCTGGATGAAGCCACCCCGACCCTCACCAA CCAAAGCCCGACCTTAACCCTGCAGTCCACCAACACGCACACGCAGAGCAGCAGCTCCAGCTCCGACGGGGGCCTCTTCCGCTCCCGGCCCGCCCACTCGCTCCCGCCTGGCGAGGATGGCCGTGTTGAGCCCTACGTGGACTTTGCTGAGTTTTATCGCCTCTGGAGCGTGGACCATGGCGAGCAGAACGTGGTGACGGCACCATAG
- the TAB1 gene encoding TGF-beta-activated kinase 1 and MAP3K7-binding protein 1 isoform X2 — MATSASPVQEQQPSWTDDLPLCHLSGVGSASNRSYSADGKGTESHPPEDSWLKFRSENNCFLYGVFNGYDGNRVTNFVAQRLSAELLLGQLNAEHAEADVRRVLLQAFDVVERSFLESIDDALAEKASLQSQLPEGVPQHQLPPQYQKILERLKTLEREISGGAMAVVAVLLNNKLYVANVGTNRALLCKSTVDGLQVTQLNVDHTTENEDELFRLSQLGLDAGKIKQVGIICGQESTRRIGDYKVKYGYTDIDLLSAAKSKPIIAEPEIHGAQPLDGVTGFLVLMSEGLYKALEAAHGPGQANQEIAAMIDTEFAKQTSLDAVAQAVVDRVKRIHSDTFASGGERARFCPRHEDMTLLVRNFGYPLGEMSQPTPSPAPAAGGRVYPVSVPYSSAQSTSKTSVTLSLVMPSQGQMVNGAHSASTLDEATPTLTNQSPTLTLQSTNTHTQSSSSSSDGGLFRSRPAHSLPPGEDGRVEPYVDFAEFYRLWSVDHGEQNVVTAP, encoded by the exons atggcaacctctgcctctccggttcag GAGCAGCAGCCAAGCTGGACAGATGACCTGCCACTCTGCCACCTCTCTGGGGTTGGCTCAGCCTCCAACCGCAGCTACTCTGCTGATGGCAAGGGCACTGAGAGCCACCCGCCAGAGGACAGCTGGCTAAAGTTCAG GAGTGAGAACAACTGCTTCCTGTATGGGGTCTTCAACGGCTACGATGGCAACCGGGTGACCAACTTTGTGGCCCAGCGGCTGTCCGCAGAGCTCCTACTGGGCCAGCTGAATGCCGAGCATGCCGAGGCCGATGTGCGGCGCGTGCTGCTGCAG GCCTTCGATGTGGTAGAGAGGAGCTTCCTGGAGTCCATTGATGATGCCTTGGCTGAGAAGGCAAGCCTCCAGTCGCAATTGCCAGAG GGGGTGCCTCAGCACCAGCTGCCTCCTCAGTATCAGAAGATCCTTGAGAGACTCAAGACGCTGGAGAGGGAAATTTCAGGAGGGGCCATGGCCGTTGTGGCGGTCCTTCTCAACAATAAGCTCTATGTCGCCAATGTTG GTACAAACCGTGCACTTTTATGCAAATCAACAGTGGATGGGTTGCAGGTGACACAGCTGAACGTGGACCACACCACAGAGAACGAGGATGAGCTCTTCCGCCTTTCGCAGCTGG GCTTGGACGCCGGGAAGATCAAGCAGGTGGGGATCATCTGTGGGCAGGAGAGCACCCGGCGGATCGGGGATTACAAGGTCAAATATGGCTACACGGACATTGACCTTCTCAG TGCCGCCAAGTCCAAACCAATCATCGCAGAGCCAGAAATCCACGGGGCACAGCCACTGGATGGGGTGACAGGCTTCCTGGTGCTGATGTCAGAGGGGCTCTACAAGGCCCTAGAGGCAGCCCATGGGCCTGGGCAGGCCAACCAG gAAATTGCTGCAATGATTGACACTGAGTTTGCCAAGCAGACCTCCCTGGACGCAGTGGCCCAGGCCGTGGTGGACCGGGTAAAGCGCATCCACAGCGACACCTTCGCCAGCGGTGGGGAGCGTGCCAGGTTCTGCCCCCGGCATGAGGACATGACCCTGCTGGTGAGGAACTTTGGCTACCCACTGGGTGAAATGAGCCAGCCCACACCGAGCCCGGCCCCAG CTGCAGGGGGACGAGTGTACCCTGTGTCTGTGCCATACTCCAGTGCCCAGAGCACCAGCAAGACCAGCGTGACCCTCTCCCTTGTCATGCCCTCCCAGGGCCAGATGGTCAACGGGGCTCACAGCGCTTCCACCCTGGATGAAGCCACCCCGACCCTCACCAA CCAAAGCCCGACCTTAACCCTGCAGTCCACCAACACGCACACGCAGAGCAGCAGCTCCAGCTCCGACGGGGGCCTCTTCCGCTCCCGGCCCGCCCACTCGCTCCCGCCTGGCGAGGATGGCCGTGTTGAGCCCTACGTGGACTTTGCTGAGTTTTATCGCCTCTGGAGCGTGGACCATGGCGAGCAGAACGTGGTGACGGCACCATAG